In Natronococcus sp. AD-5, the genomic window TGTTCCAGTCGTACGCGCTCTATCCGCACATGACCGTCCAGGAGAACATGTCGTTCGGACTCGAGGAGTCCACCGACCTCTCCGACGACGAGATCGCCGCCCACGTCGAGGAGACCGCCGAGATGATGGGGATCGGCGACCTGCTGGATCGAAAGCCGGGAGAACTTTCGGGCGGCCAGCAACAGCGCGTCGCGCTCGGCCGGGCGATCGTCCGCGAGCCGGCGGTGTTCCTGATGGACGAACCGCTCTCGAACCTCGACGCCAAACTCCGCGCGCAGATGCGCACCGAGCTCCAGCAACTTCAGGAGGACCTCGAGACGACGACGGTCTACGTCACGCACGACCAGACGGAAGCGATGACGATGGGCGACCGCATCGTCATCCTCGACGACGGCGAACTCCAGCAGGTCGGCACGCCGCTCGAGTGCTATCACGAGCCCGCGAACGTGTTCGTCGCGGACTTCGTCGGCGAACCGGCGATGAACTTCTTCGACGTTACGCGCCGCGACGCGGACGGCGAGGGTGCCGTGCTCGTCGGCGAGCACCTCGAGTACGCCGTCTCCGACGACGTCTCGGCGACGATCGGCGATCGCAGCGAGGTCGTCCTCGGGGTGCGTCCGGAGGACGTCGGCATCGAAATCGGCGACGGAGAGCGACGGCGAGAAGACGGTCACGCCGTCCCCGCGACGGTGACCGTCGTCGAACCGACCGGCGACGAGAACATCGTCTACCTCGCACTCGGCGAGGGCGACGGAGAGCACGAGGGCGAGACGGCCATCGCGACGATCGACGGAATGAGCCGCATCGGGTCCGGCGAACGCGTGGCCGCCTACATCCCCGAAGACGCGATTCACGTCTTCGACGCGAAAACCGGCGAAGCGCTCCACAATCGCCGCGTCGAGAGCACCGAACCTCGAGCGCCGAACATCTGATCGGCGAGCCGGTTCGTCGGCTCTCGAGGGTCGAGTCGACCGATTCTTCCGACGCCGTTTCGTGTCGCCGCTTTTCGTCTCCGTCCGTATCTACGTACGCTCACACTCCGACGCGAGCGTCGTTCGACCG contains:
- a CDS encoding ABC transporter ATP-binding protein, giving the protein MAETQLDDVTKVFTDDDGSDIVAVDEVSIDIEDGEFLVLVGPSGCGKSTTLRMIAGLETITDGAIRLDDRVINDLPAKDRDIAMVFQSYALYPHMTVQENMSFGLEESTDLSDDEIAAHVEETAEMMGIGDLLDRKPGELSGGQQQRVALGRAIVREPAVFLMDEPLSNLDAKLRAQMRTELQQLQEDLETTTVYVTHDQTEAMTMGDRIVILDDGELQQVGTPLECYHEPANVFVADFVGEPAMNFFDVTRRDADGEGAVLVGEHLEYAVSDDVSATIGDRSEVVLGVRPEDVGIEIGDGERRREDGHAVPATVTVVEPTGDENIVYLALGEGDGEHEGETAIATIDGMSRIGSGERVAAYIPEDAIHVFDAKTGEALHNRRVESTEPRAPNI